The genomic DNA CCCCTCCTCCCTGAGTTCTGCTCATGGCACTTCCCTCCAGAAAGCTTTCCGCCCTTCACAGCCCCGTCCAGGCTGACGACCCCACTAAGTCTCACCCTGGGGTGAGGAAGCAGGTTGCCCCAGTGAGCCCATTTGGGTTTATCCCACGGCATAGAAGGGTGACTGCGGGCAGCTGTGGCTGGAGGCCAGCCTGGGGCAGCTTGCACAGCTCCGGTGTGCATGTGGCAGCCAGGGCTCAGTCCCCCCGCGGCCTCCGTGGATGTGGTCCGGGAGCAGATGCTACCGTTGGGCCACGACCAGCCTATTTGGATGCCCTGCTTTCTTGCTGATGAGAGGTCAACTCCCTGGGCAGGCCTGGCCTGGCTCCAGCTTGCTCTGCCACTAAATCCCTCCCTGGAGAGGGCAGCCAAGGGCAGGTCTCAGCTTCCCGCCCTGGTCCACACTGGCCGGCcaggcccctcccagccctggccaGCTCCTGCTCCACCAGCAGCCTCCAGACATCTCCCGACACCAGATCCCAGGTCTTTCCTTACCTCTGCAGGGTGGCCTCTCTGAATCCTGTCCcccattcccaccccaccccctttagGGAAGTAGTGAGACCACGGAAGGCCGGGCAGTCAGCCGGCCACTCGTAGTCTTAACCCGGACCTCGGTTCCTGCAGCCATTCCGAGTGGGTCATAAACCCAGCTGTACTTCATTTTGAGAGCTTGTTTTTAAGAGTTTAATTAGAATGACCTGTGGTAACGTACTTAGGGCTGCAGCCTCAGAAGCTGGTTACATCTGTGCAGTAAACGGTGTTATTCACTCCTTCAAGATGTGTGTTCATTAAGCGCCTGCTGCGGGCCGCCAAGCCCACGACGGGGGGACGGGGAGGCCCCTGCCCACTGCAGTCTCACTGGGAGGATGGGCGGTCACGGTGCAGCGTGGCTGTGTTCAGTTGGCACACTTCCCCTCCCTGCCAAGAGCCCACGTCTCGTGGAGCCTCGCCACAGAGGCTCTGTGGAAGGACACGGAGTAGAAATGAACGCAGTTGACAAACCAGCGGAGATCAACCCGCAGCATGTCTCAGGCCGGCAGCGCCTCCTGCAGCGGCGGGCAGACCAGCGGCTAACCAAACAGGGTCTGGCGGCCCGGCAGGCCCTCCCCAGCTAGGCCCCCTCAGCAGCTGCCTCCTTCCTGTCCCCTGTACTTCAGGTCAGCAAGACACTGGAACCCCACGAGGCCAGCAGGCCTGAAGCTCTGCTGTCTGTTTTCCAGTAGCCGGGAGCTCTCCTCCGCCGACCCATCTCTGAAACATCTGAGGCCTCATTCAAGGGCCCCGACTCTGCCCAGAGACGGCCAGTGTTACCACCCTGTGCTGGGCCCTGTGGCCCAGGACTCTCCAGCTGGCCCAGGGGCCATGTAGTTCCTCCTTTAGAAAagcgcccccaccccctgctcccgCCCACCTTTGGAAGACAGACACACGCCCCTGTTCCTGATGGGAGCGCCCACTGTGGGGAATTTCACGGTGTCGATCAGGTTCCCCGTGCAGTTACCTCTTCTTGACCCGGCGGCTGTATTTCTGGGAGTTTCCATCTGTGCAGCATTACTGAGAGCGCTGTTGTTTGCCACGAAAGACTGGAAACCCCCAGTATCCATCAACAGGGGTGTGGCTGTGTTAATACAAACGATGGTGCATCCGCATAAATGAAATGGTATGTGGCCGTTTAAAAAACACAGAAGGTTTCCGGGCGCTGGATACCACACAGCCTCTAGGATGTGTTGTTAAGTGAAAAGAGGTGTGAAGTTCACAGAGCATCCGTACTACCCCAGAGGGCGGCCCATGGGCACCTATGTCCCACCTGAAGGGTGACGGGTGAGCCCACCGTCCCTGCGGCAGAGGCCAGCCCCCCCCCACCCAGACAGGAAGGCCTGCGCATGCGGAGATGGGAGAGGATCGCCGGAGATGGACCACCTCTGGACGTGGGGCCAGAGGAGCTCCCAGCACCCAGAGTCGTCTGGGACACTGGGGGCCCGGAAGGAAGAGCTCACTGATGCCAGCTCCCCATCGCTTTCCAGCCTGGTCGAGAGCCAGCTCTGCTGTTTGCGAAAGAGCAGATGAACCGGGGTGaggttgagggggtgggggggcgagGGCTGGGCCTGAGGGTCAGCGGCTGCCCTTCAGGCCCAACATTCAGGGGCTGCAGCTGGGAACCTGGGGTCCACCTGGAGCACCCCAGCCCCAATTTGTCTCCGGGCTCCCCCTCCTCAAGCCTGATCCAGGAATGCTGTGGTTTCCTGCTGGCGCCTCTGGTAGTCTCCACTGCCACCCCCCTCCCTTACCCCCCCCAACGCTGCACTAATGGCTCAGCCTGGGGCCCCAGggacctccccgccccccccagaCTGTTCCGCCAGCCCCCTTGCCCCCTCACCGCTGAAACCCAATCCTCTGCGGCAGCTCCGGCTCAGCCAAGCAGCCTCCAGCAGAGCTGCCCTGCCTGCCACGTCGGCTGCACCCTACCTGGTCTCTGCCACGGAGTGCCCCCCGCACCCTGGGGCCCATCACTGTGCCCAGCGGGGCCACCACCTGGGGCCAGAGGAGGCCAAGGGGACCCTCCGACAGACAGGACAGCCCGTCTCCCCAGGCCAGTGCCCCGCCTCTCCCCTCCTTGACCCACCCCTGCATGACCCTTCCCAACCCTTGACTGACCCTCTCGCCTGCCCCCTTGCGCCCCTGCACCCCCGCCCCGGGGGCTGCAGCCATGAAGCCCCCTGCGGGCCCGGAGGAGGCCCGGCTGCCCGCCTCGGATATCTGCGCGTTCGCCAGCAGCTGCACCATGCACGGGCTGGGCCACGTCTTTGGCCCGGGGGCTCCGCCGGCACGCAGGGGGCTGTGGGCTGCCGCCGTGCTCCTGGCCCTGGCCACCTTCCTGTACCAGGTGGCGGGGCGGGTGCACTACTACGGCGAGTTCCACCACGAGACGGCCCTGGAGGAGCGCGAGAGCCGCCGGCTCACCTTCCCGGCCGTCACCCTGTGCAACGTCAACCCACTGCGGCGCTCACGCCTCACACCCAACGACCTGCACTGGGCCGGGCCTGCGCTGCTGGGCCTGGAGCCCGCCGAGCATGCTGCCTACCTGCGCGCCCTGGGCCGGCCCCCCGCGCCCCCCGGCTTCATGCCCAGCCCCACCTTCGATGTGGCCCGGCTCTATGCCCGGGCCGGGCACGCCCTCGAGGACATGCTGCTGGACTGTCGCTACCGAGGCTGGCCTTGTGGGCCTGAGAACTTCACCACGGTGAGCCGTCTGTGCCAGCCTCCCCCAGAGCCAGGGGTCCTGGACAGCCGTGCTGCGCCAGGGGCCAGGGGTCCCCTCCCCTCGCCTCACCAGTGCCTTTCTGTTCAGCCCAAGAAGCAGTCCTTCTCAGTCCCCTCCCAACTCTCAGCTGGACTGCAGAGGGCAAGGTCACATTGGGGGCACTGGGGGCCCTCACCCAGGCTGGCTCTGGGCCCAGGTCTGGTCTGGGGAGAGCCTGCTCCTAGGGAGTTGGGGTGTGCTGGGAGTGTCTGGTGTGCTGGGCCAGGGCCCCCTATTTCTCTGCCAGCAGGGAGAGAGTTTGGTTTCCCTCTGCCTCTTCTGCCAGACCTGAAGGAGGGCAACTGGGACCTTCTTCCTTTTATGCCAGTCTCCAAAGAAACACTTGTCCTGTGGGCTGTGCCCAGGGCCTGTGGTGAGGGTGAGGCATGGGGGTGATGGGAGCTGGTGAGAGTCCAAGTCCATGTGCCGGTTAAGGGAGGGTCTGGAggcatgaggcttccctggtggctcagctaccaggtaaagaatctgtctgcagtgcaggagacccaggtttgatccctgggtcgggaaaatcccctggaagaggagatgggctacccactcgaatattcttgggcttccctggtggctcagctggcaaagaatccacctgcaatgcaggaaacctgggtttcatccctgggtcgggaagaccccctggaggaaggcatgcaacccactccagtattctggcctggagaatcccatggacagaggagcctggcaggctacatacagtccatagggttgcagagtcagatacgactgaagcaacttagcacacatgctggGGGCATGAAGATGCGGGCTTCAGTGTTCAAAGAGAGAGCCAGGTAGAGGCCAGGGAGGAGAGAGGTGGCAGGGTCCTCGCGCTGGCCTCGGGAAAGGGCCTGCTGGCCCCGGAGACGtctgtcctctgcctgcccctcAGATCTTCACCCGGATGGGGCAGTGCTACACCTTTAACTCTGGCGCTGATGGAGCCGAGCTGCTGAGCACCCCCAAGGGTGGCATGGGCAACGGGCTGGAGGTTATGCTGGACGTGCAGCAGGAGGAGTACCTGCCTGTGTGGAGGGACGTGGGTACGGGGAGGGGAGCGTGCAGGGGGCGTCCCGGGAGTGGGCCCGCGTGGAGCCAGGCCTGTCCTTTactgtgggaaggggtggggttaGCTGGTCACAGTCCTGGGGAGAGGGGGCTGCAGCAGGGGGCCCCCTGGGACCTGGGCCTCAGGACTCAGGGTCCCCCTCTTCCTGCAGAGGAGACCCCGTTTGAGGTGGGGGTCCGAGTGCAGATCCACACCCAGGAGGAGCCGCCACTCATCGACCAGCTGGGCTTCGGGGCAGCCCCTGGCTACCAGACCTTCGTGTCCTGTCAGAAGCAGCAAGCATCCTCCCTggtgtccccaccccaccccccccagaCCCCATCCCAGCTCCTCACACCTGCCCCAGGGACCTCACTGCCCGCCAAGGAGCCTCCTTAACCCGCCCGCCTCCAGCTGAGCTTCCTGCCGCCGCCCTGGGGGGACTGCAGCTCTGTCTCTCTGGACCCTGACTTTGAGCCAGAAGCGCCTGGTCCTCTGGGTACCCCCAGCCCGGGCCTCAGCCCTCCCTATAGTCTAATGGGGTGTCGCCTGGCCTGCCAGAGCCGCTATGTGGCCCGGAAGTGCGGCTGCAGAATGATGCACATGCCAGGTAAGAGGCTGGGGGCCGCGGAGGAGGGGATATGGGGAAGCGGGGGTCCTGGGGGCCGCTCCTGAAGCTGTCTCCTGCCCCGGCCGTGCAGGCAGTGCCCCAGTGTGCAGCCCCCAGCAGTACAAGGACTGTGCCCACCCGGCGCTGGGTAAGGGGAGAGCCTCCCCTGCAccccggccccacccccaccccgcaccccggCTCTGCACCTGGCGCCGGCCCCGCGGGGCAGGAGGACCTGACCCGGGCACCTGTGGCCGGCAGATGCCCTGCTGCGGAAGGACGCGTGCCGCTGCCCCAACCCGTGCGCCAGTACGCGCTATGCCAAGGAGCTCTCCATGGTGCGGATGCCCAGCCGCCCCGCCGCCCGCTACCTGGCCCGGAAACACAACCGCAGCGAGGCCTACATCGCGTGAGCCCGGCggggggcctgggggcggggagggccccCTCCTCCGGGCGGAACCTCCCTGCGCACCCAGGGCTGGGAAACCCGGCTACCCATCGCTCCCCGGCTCTGGGGGCTCTGGGCAAGCGCCTCAACCTTCCTGAGCTGGGCTCTTCTGAAAAATgggctccccccaccaccaccctccccaccaggGCTCACGAAAGGTCCCAGAGACCAGAGAACGGGGTACCCGTTCCTGCCAGCAGCCAGCACTAGGGGTGTCCAACAAAcactctcctcctccagggagaacGTGCTGGTGCTGGACATCTTCTTTGAGGCCCTCAACTATGAGACGGTGGAGCAGAAGAAGGCCTACGAAATGTCTGAGTTGCTCGGTGTGTCTGCGCCTACGTGCAGCTAGCGCCCTGCAGCCCAGGGGGAGGCGTGGGCAGGGCAGACAGCTGTGGGCTGACGGGGTGACCCCGCCTCCACAGGTGACATTGGGGGCCAGATGGGACTGTTCATCGGGGCCAGCCTGCTCACCATCCTGGAGATCCTGGACTACCTCTGTGAGGTGGGTGGGCCTGGGCcccagctgggggagggggaggagtcaAGGCACAGCATCGCGGGGTGGGGTCCACCTCCAGCGCTGCTTGTCCCCAGGTGTTCTGGGACAGAGTCCTGGGTCGTCGCTTCTGGAACCGAAAGCGCCCCCAGAGGCCCTCCAGCGCCAATCTGGTAACAGCCCCCCGAACCCTACCCCTGCCATCGCCACTGTGGGTGCTCAGCCCCCTCCTAAGTGTAGAACACCATCCCTACCcagctgggaggcaggggaggggcagtGACCCTGGCTGGGGTGGCGGGTGGGAGAGACCCCTccatccccgcccccacctctgaccctctccctcctctcacAGCTTCAGGAAGGGCTGGGCAGCCATCGGACCCAGGTTCCCCACCTCGGCCCAGGCCCCAGGTAATAAGAAATGGCCTCCTGAGGTCAGGAAGGAGGGCAGAGCTTAGGtctgggagggcaggggccaggcaggACCCAGCGGTGCGGTCTGTCTCCCCAGGCCTCCCACCCCCTGCTCCGCTGTCGCCAAGACCCTCTCTGCCTCCCACCGCACGTGCTACCTCGTTACCCGCCTCTAGAcgtgggggcgggggcgcggtGCCTTCAAGGCCGCACCCTGACACCCTGGATGTGGCTGACCTGCCTGCCTCTTTGCCGCCTTCACCCCAAATAAAGTTCTAGCGCGTCAGCCTCCTCTGCCATTCCTCTTACAGGCCGACCGGCCCAGCCACCCTCAGCCCTACTCAGCCCCAAGAAGGCCCCTGCCCACCATCACCCAGCAGATATGGTGTCCAAAACATTAACCCCCCAGAAATCTATGAGAGAAGTGCGCTGGGAAGGCAGGGGTCACTGCACCTCCCTGTGAGTGAGTTTTGTCAAACCGACAACTCAGAGGCAGGCAGACCCGAGGCAGCGGTAGGACGCACCCCTGGGGTCCTGTCAGGGAAAGGCGGGCAGGAGGCTCTTATCTGGAGCCCCCCCGAGAAGCGGGGGAACAGGCAGCGGGAAGCGGAGGGACAGCCCGCTCCCAGGAACCAGACTGCTGTCCTGTTTGAGGTGGTTGTGATTTTTTCTCACGTTAGGGACTGAGTGCTGGTGTGGCCCCCATCTCCAGGGGAACCTCTCTTTGCTTCCCCAGCCTCCTGGCAAGAGCCAAAGGCCCCAGCTTGGGGTTGCGGGGGAGCCCCTTACCACCCCTGCCAGGAAGCACACACCCAGACCCACTTTCCCTGCACCTTCTCTGTACCCTAAGTGTCGGAAAAGGACAGATtagggagcagggctgggggggTTCCCAACCACAGCTGTGGGCCTCTCCTGGCCCAGCCTGCAGGCCTAGGTGTGGGGGATGAAGATGGAAGAGGAGGGGCGGGTACACAAGCAGGTACCTCCTGAGCAGAGGAAGGGGCGGGGACAAGAGCACACGaaccactgcacacacacacctgcaggaGCAGCgttgcctcctgcccccagcacaGACACATGGGGTGAGCGTCACAGCCTCCAAGCCCCAGCCTCTGGCCACTTACAGTAGCAGAGCAAGGGTGGGACAGTTAGGTCGCTGGAGCTGGAAgcagggtgacagagggtgatGCAGTGAAGCAGACGCTCTCCCCCCAGCactgccctgccccgccccaccccaccccagagccGCGTCACCACCACGTCAGCCAGACAGTGGGAAAGGAGCCaatttatgaaattaaataaagTCCACGGAGGGAGTGAAGACCACGGGTGAGGGCACCTCCACCCTGCCCGGCCCAGCACAGCTGGAGCTCGGCACACGGCTCATCCCTGCCTGTCACCCCTCCCCAGAGGGGGCATCAAGAGggccaggcccccagccctggaGCCTAGGGGGGGCAGAAGTCGGAGAAGTAGGGATGCTGCAGGGCCTCCTCCGCCGAGATGCGCTGGACCGGGTTACACTTGAGCAGGTTCTGGATGACAGGAAGAGGTGAGGTGGGTTCAGGCCAGGAGGCCTTGGGCTACCCCAGTCCACACCAGCCCCAACAAGTGCGCTGGCCGCCCCCCACACTGCCCTTCATCACCTGCAGCAGGTCCCTCCCTGTGGCGTTGAGCTTGGGCACGACGTTCACCAGGGACGTTGTGGCCGGGTACATCGGGTAGGGCTGTGGTGGGACAGGGAGAGTCAGACCAGCGGTGAAGGGGCGTGGAGACTGCCAGGGCCAGACACTTGGGGTGAACCACGCATGACCCCCGCCCCCCTTGCCCCATCACACCTTATAGTCTGGCAGCTTGGTCATGGCAGGCCACTGCTCCTCGGTTGGCGTGCCCAGGAGTGTGTCCACGGGGTCAAGGGCCACTCAGGTGGAGGAAAGGGGCAGGCGAGGGGTTCTCTCCCCGGGAAAGGAGGTTCctcctacccacccccaccccagccctcctcaCTCCATCCCCCAGTTCACGACACAAGCCCATGCCACCCTCATGCAGTCTCAGCTGCATGCTATTCTAGCAGACCAGATACTTGACAGCCATGATTAACTACTTTGACTGAAGCCCTGAGGTCCATGGCCCCGGTGAGGCGGTCAGCCTCCCCCTCTATCACCTTCCTGCTCCTTTCTGCTCCCTCACCCTAAGGATTCAGCTCTCAGCGGGGGAGGAGAgagccctccctgcctcccagccaCACCAGCCAGCAGCACGCACCTGCCCCATGACCTCTAGGCTGCTCACCACCCTCTGCCCTCAGGTGCCCCCAATCTTGGCCCCGCCCCTCACTGCCCTCCCTGCCTGCACTCTGAGCTCTGGGGGGGCTTTCAGATCCCCTCtcaggggttggggggtggcgTGAGGTGAAGGGAGATGGAAGGATATCGGAAGATCCTCTTCAGCTGGTC from Bos mutus isolate GX-2022 chromosome 4, NWIPB_WYAK_1.1, whole genome shotgun sequence includes the following:
- the ASIC3 gene encoding acid-sensing ion channel 3, with protein sequence MKPPAGPEEARLPASDICAFASSCTMHGLGHVFGPGAPPARRGLWAAAVLLALATFLYQVAGRVHYYGEFHHETALEERESRRLTFPAVTLCNVNPLRRSRLTPNDLHWAGPALLGLEPAEHAAYLRALGRPPAPPGFMPSPTFDVARLYARAGHALEDMLLDCRYRGWPCGPENFTTIFTRMGQCYTFNSGADGAELLSTPKGGMGNGLEVMLDVQQEEYLPVWRDVEETPFEVGVRVQIHTQEEPPLIDQLGFGAAPGYQTFVSCQKQQLSFLPPPWGDCSSVSLDPDFEPEAPGPLGTPSPGLSPPYSLMGCRLACQSRYVARKCGCRMMHMPGSAPVCSPQQYKDCAHPALDALLRKDACRCPNPCASTRYAKELSMVRMPSRPAARYLARKHNRSEAYIAENVLVLDIFFEALNYETVEQKKAYEMSELLGDIGGQMGLFIGASLLTILEILDYLCEVFWDRVLGRRFWNRKRPQRPSSANLLQEGLGSHRTQVPHLGPGPRPPTPCSAVAKTLSASHRTCYLVTRL